Proteins encoded within one genomic window of Cryomorphaceae bacterium 1068:
- a CDS encoding peptidylprolyl isomerase produces the protein MKKGILLLLSIITLQVMAQDNGDAILMTIDDRKITKSEFETIYKKNNRDSSITQEDLDEYLELFINFKLKVMEAEEMGMDTLARFERELSGYRDQLARPYLVDKAVTDSLVREAYDRLKEDVRASHILIKLPSSPSPKDTLEAYNKIMAIKAKVDVDPSKFGSLAKTESEDPSAKTNGGDLGYFTSLQMVYPFETAVYNTPVGEISGPIRTRFGYHLVMVQDKRPARGEIRVAHIMIRSEDSDPEDVKASLKKRADEVYAKLEAGEDFGELARKFSDDRTSAAKGGELPAFGAGKMVEEFEEASFALTEPGEISEPVKSPYGWHIIKLIERVPVKSFDDYEKELRSKISRDSRSDITKDSFINKRKKEYKYADYRKRLKPFYTGVDTSYFSARWEPSAELQNGDKVLFEMIGLTFSQAEFTTYLLSRMRATRTPIDIELLINESFDNWVDSEIMAFENGILEEKYPEFKALMQEYRDGILLFDLTDQKVWSKAVEDTVGLETFYQSHQTDFMWEERAGYDIYTVEDEETAGKVKKMLKKGKNQDEIRDALNEASALKVRVSSGLKEQKQLPILEKITWEVGVSDPIDDEGQLKVVHIKEIREPEPKAFDEARGLITAAYQNYLEKEWIDSLRAKHEVTVNKEVLYTIK, from the coding sequence ATGAAAAAAGGAATTCTTTTACTGCTTTCTATCATCACACTTCAGGTGATGGCGCAAGACAATGGAGATGCCATCTTAATGACCATTGACGACCGCAAGATCACCAAGTCTGAGTTCGAAACCATTTACAAGAAAAACAACCGCGACAGTTCGATCACACAAGAGGATTTGGACGAATACCTTGAGCTATTCATCAACTTTAAATTGAAGGTGATGGAAGCTGAAGAAATGGGAATGGACACGTTGGCTCGATTTGAAAGAGAACTGAGTGGATACCGCGACCAGCTGGCTAGACCTTATTTGGTGGACAAAGCGGTGACGGATTCTTTGGTAAGAGAGGCTTATGACAGACTGAAAGAAGATGTGCGTGCATCGCATATCTTGATAAAGCTGCCGTCTTCCCCTTCTCCGAAAGACACTCTTGAGGCTTACAACAAGATTATGGCTATCAAGGCCAAAGTGGATGTTGATCCGAGTAAATTCGGCTCTCTAGCTAAAACTGAAAGCGAAGACCCCAGCGCTAAGACAAATGGGGGCGATTTAGGTTACTTTACTTCTCTTCAGATGGTGTATCCATTTGAAACAGCAGTTTACAATACTCCGGTAGGAGAAATATCAGGACCTATCAGAACGAGATTTGGATACCACTTGGTTATGGTGCAAGACAAGAGACCTGCTCGCGGTGAAATACGAGTGGCTCACATTATGATCAGATCAGAAGATTCCGACCCTGAAGATGTTAAAGCCAGCCTGAAAAAAAGAGCCGATGAGGTATACGCTAAGTTGGAAGCAGGAGAAGACTTTGGAGAACTGGCTCGTAAATTTAGCGATGACAGAACCTCTGCTGCCAAGGGGGGCGAGTTACCCGCATTTGGGGCAGGAAAGATGGTCGAAGAGTTTGAAGAGGCTTCATTTGCTTTAACGGAGCCTGGTGAAATATCTGAGCCCGTTAAATCTCCATATGGATGGCACATCATTAAATTGATAGAAAGAGTTCCCGTTAAATCATTTGATGATTATGAGAAGGAGCTTCGATCAAAGATTTCTCGCGATTCTCGATCTGATATTACGAAAGACAGTTTTATCAATAAGCGCAAAAAAGAGTACAAGTACGCAGACTACCGCAAGCGTCTGAAGCCTTTCTACACTGGTGTTGACACTAGCTACTTCAGTGCGCGTTGGGAGCCTTCAGCAGAATTGCAAAACGGGGATAAGGTGCTTTTTGAAATGATTGGATTGACTTTTTCACAAGCTGAATTCACTACATATCTGTTGTCAAGAATGCGTGCAACTCGGACGCCAATTGATATTGAGTTATTGATAAACGAAAGTTTTGACAACTGGGTTGACTCTGAAATTATGGCTTTCGAAAACGGTATCCTGGAAGAAAAGTACCCTGAATTTAAAGCACTAATGCAAGAGTACCGCGATGGTATTTTACTTTTCGATCTTACCGATCAGAAGGTTTGGTCTAAAGCTGTTGAAGACACTGTTGGCTTGGAGACATTCTATCAAAGTCATCAAACTGACTTTATGTGGGAAGAAAGAGCGGGCTACGATATTTACACTGTAGAAGATGAAGAGACTGCAGGTAAGGTGAAGAAGATGCTGAAAAAGGGCAAGAACCAAGATGAGATCCGCGATGCATTGAATGAGGCTAGCGCTTTGAAGGTGCGAGTAAGCAGCGGTTTGAAAGAGCAAAAGCAACTTCCGATTCTTGAAAAAATAACTTGGGAAGTTGGTGTTTCTGATCCCATAGATGATGAGGGGCAACTCAAGGTGGTTCACATTAAAGAGATACGCGAACCTGAGCCGAAAGCTTTTGACGAGGCACGGGGTTTGATCACTGCAGCCTATCAGAACTATTTGGAAAAAGAATGGATAGATTCTTTGAGAGCTAAACACGAAGTGACCGTGAACAAAGAAGTTCTTTACACCATTAAATAA
- the guaB gene encoding IMP dehydrogenase, which yields MSLNESKILGEGLTYDDVLLVPAYSDILPRQVDIRSRFSRNIMLNTPIVSAAMDTVTGSEMAIAMAQQGGIGVIHKNMSIEAQAREVRKVKRSESGMIQDPITMIETAKVGDALQVMSENKIGGIPVVDAENILVGIVTNRDLRFQKEMTKPVSEVMTKEKLITAKKGITLKEAEIILQEYKIEKLPVVGDSNKLVGLITYRDIIKLKKHPNSCKDEFGRLRVAAAIGVTADAVERTAALVKSGVDAVIIDTAHGHTKGVVAVLEKIKSNFDKIDVVVGNVATAEGAIHLADAGADAVKVGIGPGSICTTRVVAGVGVPQLTAVLDAASALKDRGIPIIADGGVRYTGDVVKAMAAGAGSVMIGSMLAGVEESPGETIIYEGRKFKSYRGMGSIEAMQQGSSDRYFQDSLDDLNKLVPEGISGRVPYKGTLAEVMHQVIGGLRAGMGYCGAADIAALAEAKFIRITNSGIRESHPHDVSITREAPNYSL from the coding sequence ATGTCACTTAACGAATCCAAGATTTTGGGAGAGGGATTGACTTACGACGATGTCCTCTTAGTGCCGGCTTATTCTGACATCTTACCACGTCAAGTTGATATCCGTTCGCGATTTTCTCGAAACATCATGCTCAATACACCGATTGTTTCGGCGGCGATGGATACCGTAACCGGATCTGAAATGGCCATAGCCATGGCCCAGCAGGGAGGGATTGGAGTCATTCACAAAAACATGAGCATAGAGGCTCAGGCCCGTGAGGTGCGCAAAGTGAAGCGTTCTGAGAGCGGAATGATCCAAGATCCGATCACTATGATCGAGACAGCCAAAGTTGGTGATGCCCTTCAGGTTATGTCTGAGAATAAGATCGGAGGGATTCCCGTAGTCGATGCTGAGAATATTTTGGTAGGAATCGTTACCAACAGAGACCTTCGTTTTCAAAAGGAAATGACTAAGCCGGTAAGCGAAGTTATGACCAAAGAGAAGTTGATTACAGCCAAAAAAGGAATTACCCTTAAGGAGGCTGAGATCATTCTTCAGGAATATAAAATCGAGAAATTGCCGGTAGTGGGTGATAGCAACAAGCTTGTCGGCTTGATCACTTACCGCGATATTATAAAATTGAAAAAACACCCAAACAGCTGTAAAGATGAGTTTGGTCGATTGAGAGTGGCAGCCGCTATAGGTGTTACTGCCGATGCTGTGGAGAGAACTGCAGCGCTCGTAAAATCAGGAGTTGATGCAGTTATAATAGACACCGCTCACGGCCATACCAAAGGAGTGGTGGCTGTATTGGAAAAGATCAAGTCCAATTTTGACAAAATTGATGTAGTAGTTGGAAATGTGGCTACTGCCGAAGGTGCTATTCACCTCGCTGATGCAGGAGCTGATGCGGTGAAAGTCGGGATTGGTCCCGGGTCAATTTGCACGACTCGGGTAGTAGCGGGAGTTGGTGTGCCGCAGCTTACAGCTGTTCTTGATGCCGCATCGGCACTGAAGGACCGAGGTATTCCGATTATAGCAGACGGAGGCGTTCGCTATACAGGCGATGTCGTTAAGGCAATGGCTGCAGGAGCGGGGTCTGTAATGATTGGCTCAATGCTTGCTGGTGTGGAAGAGTCTCCGGGTGAGACCATCATTTATGAAGGTAGAAAATTCAAGTCATACAGAGGCATGGGTTCTATAGAAGCCATGCAGCAAGGGTCAAGCGATCGATATTTTCAAGATTCGCTGGACGACCTGAATAAACTTGTTCCCGAAGGAATTTCAGGCCGTGTTCCTTACAAAGGAACTCTAGCCGAAGTAATGCACCAAGTGATAGGAGGTCTTCGTGCAGGAATGGGATATTGCGGAGCAGCTGATATTGCGGCGTTGGCTGAAGCCAAATTTATCAGAATTACCAACTCAGGAATTCGAGAGAGCCACCCACATGACGTATCCATTACGCGTGAAGCTCCAAACTACAGTTTATAA